The segment ACTGCATGAGATGGAGTACCTTACTTTTACTAAAAGGATTTTCTCAATAACTAAATGGTTTGTCTCACAACATTTTTATTCCATAGGGATCGGTTCAGAACCATGGTGAATGTCTTGGGAGATGCCTTTGGTACCGGAGTAGTGGAGAAGCTCTCAAAAAAGGAGCTGGAACAGATGGATGTCACCTCTGAAGTCAACATAGTCAATCCTTTTGCCTTGGAAACAACAATACTTGATAATGATGAAACACAGGCCAAGAAATCTTACATCAATGGAGGCTTTGCTATAGATAAATCTGACACCATATCCTTCACACAGACATCCCAGTTCTAAATCCAGTAGCTTTCAGATAAAAAGGAGCATTAGGGGACATGGTCATATGCAATATCTCAAAAAGCTTAGAGGAAATTGAGAATTAATTACATCTCACTTACATTTGATTTACCACACAGACTCTGATTCTCCTTACCAGTTCTGCCCCTTCTCATCATCTCCCTCAACAGTTTGAACTCACCATTGTTAGTCCTTACTGATAGGTTGAAGAAAAAGACAGttgtaaaatacttttttatttaattttttttaatgtatactATTCCTGAGGTTGTGAAATGCCTCTCTGTAATCAGCATGCTCATAAATGGGCCATAGTTGGAACAGATAAATGTGTTTTACTCAGGAGTAGCGCAGCATTTCACACATTACCACATCACAAAGCACCTGTATGAAATCCCTTTTTACATCCTTGCCTTTTAAACAGGTTGCACAGTACTTGACAACTCCTGTAACTTGATCATTTGCCAAAATGCTAATTTCTGCAGCTGAGGGGATATTACTTGCGTgattcaggaaaaaacagaCCAGAAGGGCCTTGTAATAAGTACATTTTACTGTGAATAGGGTTTAGTTTTTCTTCAATTGTGAAATAATTAATCACTGAAAGACGTCCAGTATTTATGTAGCTATGTTTCCCCATACCTTTCATGTGAATGCCAGCTCCTGCTATTGGCCTTCAGTTGTGAAATAAATTGGTCTGAGCTGGCTTTTCTGGcatttgaaaagctttttaaaatggtaCTTTACCTGTTTAGGTCGACTTTGATGGCTTCCTTGTACATTTCcatcagaaacaaacaaatcaatttTATGTTGTCTACTTTtgattttaacaaaatattagTCAGCCCAAAAGTAAGCAGAGGTCATGAAGACAAAAGTGCAAAGTGCaaattctaaatatttcttccttgcaATAAAAgcagatagatagatatatacatatatacatatatcaAGAATGTAGGAATTAGACCTTTCTCATAGAAAGAAGCCACTCTCACTAAACTCCTTACACAgactggttgtttttttggctCCTTGGTTTAGTTTGTCAGTTGAACATGCAAGTTTATAGCTGCAACACCACTACAGTGCCAACCTGTCAGCTAAACTGTATCTTTATGAATCATTTCTGGACCTAGAAAATCATGTCCTCAGGTGGCTTGCTGTAAGATAAGAAGCACCGAGAACTTCCTCattaaaaatctccattttctaTAACATTTTATACAAGATTTCCATGGTGCAAAAATCACTCTCTCAAGGGAGGAATtgctgtaataatttttttctgccttgcaCATTGAAGTAGTTAGccattttatatataaattaaactgaaattcatatacagttacagtaatttcacgaatacaagccgcactgttttgaccaaaattttgctcccataccgggaatgcggctaatattcaagtgtggccaatatatgaacaattttctgacattttcaaccctgggagtgcaaaccaagtcagtgcaaactgcaaagtcgagctcctgccagtaaaaccctgcatttacgcggttgttacaaattgatactctgttgcgcggcaggtggagctgctccgtgcaggcagcacagggggtggggaaggtggggcagctccctcctgctggccccgcggctcggaggaagcaggggcagctctctccgcttggccccgcggctcaggggaaggcgggcagctctctccgcttggccccgcggctcgggggaaggcgggcagctctctcctgcttggccccgcggctcgggggaaggcggggcatctctctccgcttggccctgcagctcacgggaaggcggggcagctctctccgtttggccccgcggctcggggggctcccgtccccgcgtgccgccgctgcaggagcaggcaggctccatccccggctcccatggccgccgcaggtgctggtgggctctgtgtcccccctgccgccgtggggcagtgccaggccagggtgaccaagcccagtggtggcggcggccggccccaagcatccccgccgagcggcagcgccgagctgggccacccagccctgtcggcagccccgagccctcatggtccgagccgagccagtaaaccccgccctgccgcggttctgttactaattggcaactttgttgcacatgggtcctcgctgcgaacaacagggcggcttatactcgggtgcggcttatttatggacaaaaaccaaaatgtttgccaacacccggcggtgcggcttatactcagtgcggcttgtattcatgaatttactgtacttctttgTGAATAAGCTTGTGGTATGCATAAAATCACATTCATATGCTAACAAAAAACCCTATAAGTACTTGCAGTGTTACTCAATTCAATCCTACACTTTTGTATTTAAACAGACCAGAAAGTGTGCCAAAGAGAACtgattaagaagaaaatatttactgtagaTTTTGATAAATTGCACCTTAGATTAATGAGACATaatactgtatttaaatttaaCATCATAAACTATATGAAAACATGAATCTAAGTATTGGTAAATTTATACAATATAAAGGAAATGTACAGATTGATTAAATCAATCGTTTACCTTTGCAGAAACGGGATTAAATAGTCTTTATTTGTGCAGCTTTGCTTATGGGAGGAAAAAGCCTACCAGTTTCCATGACTAGCCTATAACCTATGCCTTGTCTTTAACTAGCTTTTAAAGTCACTCTTTTATGATCACCTTATTATGTAGTCACCCTGTTAATGATGTACTGTGAACAGTGTTCCTAACGtgctataaataaataatttccctCTTTACTCTTGTTTTAGCCTATCTTCTCCTTAAGAGCTCCTTTAGCTATAAGAAGAAATCCGAACCATATCAAATTCAGGATTTATGTTATTGTCTCTAGTGATTTTGCTGTAGTTTTTGCAAGAATTCCTTCAACAAAACAAATGCTTAAGAACAAATGCTGAGATTGGAAGAAACCCCTCTAACTATGGGTGATCTAGATTCGGAGTATGCTGTTATTAAACACAGGATTAAGCAGGGGATTGTTTACCTATAACTTATTTATCTGGATCAGATGTAACTGAGCAGGTGTTGATGGTATTGTTTTGCCATCCACTCAACCAAGAGACCAAACCATATGGTGAAAATCCTCTTAAGTCCAAAGATGCTTTTCTTGACACTGTATTGCAAGTATTTATCTTCTATATATATGTGGAAGCACCCTGCTTGAGCGACGTCTCTTTTCCTTAGACTCCTGGTCTGGAAGATTTGGAGAGTTATGGAGAATCCCTGTTAGAAAGGCATCTGCAGATTTAAGTAAATTTGACCTGGAGGACTAGGTTACCCATTTCAGCAACCCTGCTGAAATACTTGGGGATTTTTAGTTGACTCTTTAACTCTGAACAAAGAAAGCACTTGTACGTTAACATAAACAGGTCTGTGAACATGCACAGGTCAGCTATATCGGCTCCACAAGATCTAAAATTGCATAAAAACTATCATGACACATGCAATTCACTTGTTCTTTAACATTCCTTGATATGAACAGAAACTGACCAGTGGTGCATaggcagggaggaggcagcCAGTGGATCCCCATGGTGAGACACCATGAGACCTGTGCCCTCATCATGCCATCACCACGCAAACCCTTCTGCATCACTTGCCCCTCACAGGGTCAAGGTCCGCAAGGTGGCTGGTGACCCACACGACCTGCCCCAGACCCATGTGGACCCTTAGCCCCATCTCAGAGTGCTGCTCCTAGCTGGAGACCTTCAGTGGAGATGGGGACTTCCTGGGGACAATGACCTCTGGGTGCTGGTGTAGGATCCTATGGGGTCAGGGACCTTCAGACTCTCAGCGGACCTGCCATTTAGGATCATGGGTGGGTGACATTCCCACACTGAGGTGGCCCTGTTCCCCAGCTCCATGACCTTTTACTCCTCCCCTACTGTAtcagggtcagggacagggccaGCATGCTAGAGTCTCTCACAGATTTCTCACCAGAGAAGAGatgattaatttaaaatttgagcTGTAAATCCTGGTTACATCAAAGCAGGTCTTAGGCACAGCTGCCTTCCCACTGCTCGAAGCACCATGGCAGCTGTATCACTGCCCTCAACTGTGCTGTACCCAGGCAGCCCAAGGGGAACGACACttcaggggacacagggggttGGGGTACCCCTAATGCTGTCCCACCCAGCCCAAGGAGTGGATGAAGATCAAAGGGAGCAAGGGAATTTTGGAGTTCCTGTCCCCCCAGTCCCAGGTGGGGTGGCTGAAGAACAAGGGGACCATCAGGGAGCACCCCTTCAGCCAGGGGTCCctagcccagcacagctgcagacaCGGGACTCGGTGATGTGTAaaaagtcccttccaatccgGCCTCTTCCACGACTCCACAACAACCGGCTGCCAGGGCCAGGCGTTACCTGGCAACAGGAGCACCACAAACACAGGCACATGTGACCGGGGCTCAGGGAGGCACGGAAGAGGAGCAaggaggctgctggctgcccgCATTCCTAGCTGCAGCTTCATTCCGAGCACGAAGTGCCTTGTTttcaggcagggcagcagccatGGTCTCGGTCAGCCTGTTAGAGCTGCTGGATGACGCCATCGGGACGCCCGAGGTCAATGTCAATTTAGAGGCGCTCCGCAGACTGCTGCGAATCATGTTGGAACACCTGAGCCTTCTGGGCCTGCAGGACGCGGTCCcgcaggaggaggaaggcggGACCGGCACCGAGGCTGCGGCACGGGTCTCGGAGCAGTCGCCCGGGAAGGACGAGCTGCAGGAGACCAGGAGCAGCCCTCCTGCGGCTGCCGACATGGGAGAGGTGGAGAATACTGAAGCCAAAGTGAGTGGCATCTTCAAGGTAGAGACTTTTCCCACCCCCTGGGTGCTCCCCCTAAGACGCCCCCTCctgtggggtctgtgccctTATACCAAGGTTTTGTTGAAGCCCAAGCTCCAAGCAGCATGTTGACTTTCATTGTAGGAAAGGGAGGCAAATTTGTTGGGAATATCTGGGACTGAAACACTGCTCTGGGTGCTTTGGGTCCTTCCCATTTTGAGTCTTCTCCTGCAGACCCAGAAATaggctccccaggacaggggtAGGAGTCTCTGAGGAGATGCTTGCCTGGAGCTCACCCCGGCCACTCGTCTCTCCTAGGCCACAGCTCTCTCCCAGGAGATGGCTGAGACTAAGGCCACGCAGTCCAGCATGGGACAGGAAATCCAGAGGATCAAGGAGGCACTTGGCCAGGTGAGCTGCCGCCATCAGCATGTTACAGGTCTGAGACATCTCTGTGTGCTGGAGGTTCAGCTGCATCCGGCCGTGCCAGATCGATGGAGAGTGCCCAGCTATCTGGCTGTGCCCCACAGACCATGGTGCAGGCAAAGGTCCTGCAGGTCCCCAGGGACTCTCCCATGAGGTTcatccctcccacccccctcTCCTAGACCACGAATCTCTGCAAGGATCTTCGTAAAGAGATCAGTGAAATGAAGGCCACACAGTACCGCATGGGAGAAGATATCCGGATGATCCAGGAAGCACTtgcccaggtgagctgctgcctttgtgaCTGAATTGGGCCCTCCCTGCCTCTCAAGACTGCCACCCTGTGATTGTGGGTGTCACCCAGTGTGAAGGGCAGTGAGAGGGCAGAGTAGGAAGGGTGTCCTGTGAGGGAACTCAGCCTTGCCCAGTAGGAGGCTCCCACCTCTGCCTGCAGATCAACCTGGTAGTAGAGGTCACTGTCTCCCTCAACCAAGGCGCTTTGAACTAAACAAAGCCCTGGAAAAAGGGAGTgctgggaaggaaagaaggTAAAGATCTACCAGTGCATGGCAGCCTCAGTGCACCCAGGGTCTCTCTGGCTTGGGCCCAAGATCAGTAGTGGATGCTCCCAGGTCCTGACTGCAGTCCCTCCTTTCACCCCTCTCCAGAGGAACGTCCAGGATGCTGCAAGCCAGCCATTGGTCCTCCATGACCAACCCACCATTAGGATGCAGACAGAGACCCCCAGTGCACAAAGTGGCACCACTGATTCCCAAGCAGACCATCAAGCTATGGAGAGCATCTTCAGAGACCTGTCTGAGCTCCAGGGCCAGATgtcctccctgcagagcctggccagAGACCTGCAGGGTGAGAAGGAAAAGGTAAGCCCATAGCAGTCCCTAAGGGGACTGCAGGGATGCCAGGGGGAGTTGGCAGGGAGAAAGCAGACAAAGGAGAGCATGGGGTCCATGCCCTGACTGTGCTACTACCACCGTTCCCAGATCAGACAGCTGGAGGATACCCTTGGAAAGCTGGATATGACTGTAGCCACGAGCGAAGTCGATAGCACCAACCAGATTCCCCTACAGCTGGAGTAAGAGGACGGGGAGAGTATTTTGTATCCTATGGGGCTGCAAGGGAGCTGGGAGGTATGGGGGGTGGCAGTCCAGCTGTTGGGGAGGACAGCTCACCTGAGTGGCCTTGTGGAGACTCAGCCTGCCTGTGCTCTCATCTTGTTGGCTAGGTCTGCACTGCAGGAGATTaaggaggagcagaaggagctgagAGAGGAGCAGAAGATTACCAAGGCCACACTAAAGCAGCTGGTCACAGCTGACGAGCTTCAGGAGCAGGTGAGGTTTGGGGGCAGCGCTCCAGCTGTTGTCCTGAATGGCAGAGTGCTCCTTGTGGGGTTCCT is part of the Catharus ustulatus isolate bCatUst1 chromosome Z, bCatUst1.pri.v2, whole genome shotgun sequence genome and harbors:
- the LOC117010793 gene encoding glutamine-rich protein 2-like isoform X3, whose product is MVSVSLLELLDDAIGTPEVNVNLEALRRLLRIMLEHLSLLGLQDAVPQEEEGGTGTEAAARVSEQSPGKDELQETRSSPPAAADMGEVENTEAKATALSQEMAETKATQSSMGQEIQRIKEALGQTTNLCKDLRKEISEMKATQYRMGEDIRMIQEALAQRNVQDAASQPLVLHDQPTIRMQTETPSAQSGTTDSQADHQAMESIFRDLSELQGQMSSLQSLARDLQGEKEKIRQLEDTLGKLDMTVATSEVDSTNQIPLQLESALQEIKEEQKELREEQKITKATLKQLVTADELQEQLNELRAMMENMGQTQRELEEVCPDRNLDNKLLRKLLHRCVRLQEQVDSLVPQQVLKSLPEKTQDEELLKSIQATVVRVEGDCEQLSYITGSLRDDHHQHQKDIEALFRSLEGLEKKADKEDLLLLKVDKAALGSKVSCAHFDASMERLEERIQDLLRRVLGQEQRWQEAQQRFNDALDFKLDRLELRPFQKQLEDTWARIIKDLKDELSVKIDDAAGIKQQLLVPYKCLSCDRHLNMQVPGPHIDTLPLLPSLSSGHLCTITMEEQAQQHGQRKPLGQLCFPGQGSHFCKM
- the LOC117010793 gene encoding glutamine-rich protein 2-like isoform X5, with translation MVSVSLLELLDDAIGTPEVNVNLEALRRLLRIMLEHLSLLGLQDAVPQEEEGGTGTEAAARVSEQSPGKDELQETRSSPPAAADMGEVENTEAKATALSQEMAETKATQSSMGQEIQRIKEALGQTTNLCKDLRKEISEMKATQYRMGEDIRMIQEALAQRNVQDAASQPLVLHDQPTIRMQTETPSAQSGTTDSQADHQAMESIFRDLSELQGQMSSLQSLARDLQGEKEKIRQLEDTLGKLDMTVATSEVDSTNQIPLQLESALQEIKEEQKELREEQKITKATLKQLVTADELQEQLNELRAMMENMGQTQRELEEVCPDRNLDNKLLRKLLHRCVRLQEQVDSLVPQQVLKSLPEKTQDEELLKSIQATVVRVEGDCEQLSYITGSLRDDHHQHQKDIEALFRSLEGLEKKADKEDLLLLKVDKAALGSKVSCAHFDASMERLEERIQDLLRRVLGQEQRWQEAQQRFNDALDFKLDRLELRPFQKQLEDTWARIIKDLKDELSVKIDDAAGIKQQLLVPYKCLSCDRHLNMQVPGPHIDTLPLLPSLSSGHLCTITMEEQAQQHGQSGPQSGAGEF
- the LOC117010793 gene encoding glutamine-rich protein 2-like isoform X4, with the protein product MVSVSLLELLDDAIGTPEVNVNLEALRRLLRIMLEHLSLLGLQDAVPQEEEGGTGTEAAARVSEQSPGKDELQETRSSPPAAADMGEVENTEAKATALSQEMAETKATQSSMGQEIQRIKEALGQTTNLCKDLRKEISEMKATQYRMGEDIRMIQEALAQRNVQDAASQPLVLHDQPTIRMQTETPSAQSGTTDSQADHQAMESIFRDLSELQGQMSSLQSLARDLQGEKEKIRQLEDTLGKLDMTVATSEVDSTNQIPLQLESALQEIKEEQKELREEQKITKATLKQLVTADELQEQLNELRAMMENMGQTQRELEEVCPDRNLDNKLLRKLLHRCVRLQEQVDSLVPQQVLKSLPEKTQDEELLKSIQATVVRVEGDCEQLSYITGSLRDDHHQHQKDIEALFRSLEGLEKKADKEDLLLLKVDKAALGSKVSCAHFDASMERLEERIQDLLRRVLGQEQRWQEAQQRFNDALDFKLDRLELRPFQKQLEDTWARIIKDLKDELSVKIDDAAGIKQQLLVPYKCLSCDRHLNMQVPGPHIDTLPLLPSLSSGHLCTITMEEQAQQHGQSSHHLTKASASQDAQGPA